One Polaribacter sp. SA4-12 genomic window carries:
- a CDS encoding nuclear transport factor 2 family protein has translation MKNRFFILVLVTSFFSCIPKKEIAPAQAISIIKTNVHTLLDDWHKAASEANYEGYFSKMDSVSVFIGTDATENWNKKQFENFSKPFFDKGKAWSFIALERNIYVNEAKNFVWFDELLTTWMGTCRGSGVLEKKNKTWKIKHYVLSVEIPNNDVQAVIVAKKKSDSIFLRKFKN, from the coding sequence ATGAAAAATCGTTTCTTCATTCTAGTTTTAGTAACTTCTTTTTTTAGTTGTATCCCAAAAAAGGAAATAGCACCCGCGCAAGCAATATCAATAATAAAAACCAACGTACATACTTTGTTAGATGATTGGCATAAAGCTGCCTCTGAAGCAAATTACGAAGGTTATTTTAGTAAAATGGATAGCGTTTCTGTTTTTATAGGAACCGATGCTACAGAAAATTGGAATAAAAAACAATTTGAAAATTTTAGTAAACCATTTTTTGATAAAGGAAAAGCTTGGAGTTTTATAGCTTTAGAAAGAAATATTTACGTAAACGAAGCTAAAAACTTTGTTTGGTTCGATGAGTTGTTAACTACTTGGATGGGAACTTGTAGAGGTTCTGGAGTTTTAGAAAAAAAGAACAAAACCTGGAAAATTAAACATTATGTATTGTCTGTAGAAATTCCTAATAACGATGTTCAGGCAGTTATTGTTGCAAAGAAAAAAAGTGATTCTATCTTTTTAAGAAAGTTTAAGAATTAA
- a CDS encoding NAD-dependent epimerase/dehydratase family protein, with protein MSEVILVLGASGQIGVELTQKLRDLYGNNNVIASDIREGNKNMMVSGPFEIVDATDKETILKIVKKYKVTQIYLLAAMLSATAEKYPQKAWDLNMNSLSAVLDIAKEKHIKQVYWPSSIAVFGPKTPKQNTPQNTVMQPSTVYGISKVAGEFWCNYYHEKYGVDVRSIRYPGVISWKSKPGGGTTDYAVDIFFNAIEKGTYECFLSEKTRLPMMYMDDAVNATIQLMQTDSKNVKNRTGYNLAAISFTPEEIASEIKKYIPEFTISYQPDFRQEIANSWPESIDDSEARKDWNWQHKFDLSTMTEDILKNLKK; from the coding sequence ATGAGTGAAGTTATTTTGGTTTTAGGAGCAAGTGGTCAAATAGGTGTTGAACTTACCCAAAAACTCCGTGATTTATACGGTAACAACAATGTTATTGCTTCGGATATTAGAGAAGGCAATAAAAACATGATGGTTTCTGGACCTTTTGAAATTGTTGATGCAACTGATAAAGAAACTATTCTAAAAATAGTAAAAAAATACAAGGTAACTCAGATTTATCTTTTAGCAGCAATGTTATCTGCTACTGCTGAAAAATATCCACAAAAAGCATGGGATTTAAATATGAATTCTTTGTCAGCCGTTTTAGATATTGCGAAAGAAAAGCATATAAAACAAGTATATTGGCCAAGTTCTATTGCTGTTTTCGGACCTAAAACCCCAAAACAAAACACACCTCAAAACACGGTTATGCAACCATCTACAGTTTATGGAATTAGTAAAGTTGCTGGTGAATTTTGGTGTAATTATTATCATGAAAAATATGGTGTAGATGTTAGAAGTATACGTTATCCTGGTGTTATTTCTTGGAAATCTAAACCAGGTGGAGGAACAACAGATTATGCTGTAGATATTTTTTTTAATGCCATAGAAAAAGGTACTTATGAATGTTTTTTATCAGAAAAAACACGTTTACCAATGATGTATATGGATGATGCTGTTAACGCAACTATTCAATTAATGCAAACTGATTCTAAAAATGTAAAAAATAGAACTGGTTATAATTTAGCGGCCATTAGTTTTACTCCTGAAGAAATTGCATCAGAAATTAAAAAATATATCCCTGAATTTACTATTTCTTATCAACCAGACTTTAGACAAGAAATTGCAAATAGTTGGCCAGAATCTATTGATGATTCTGAAGCTAGAAAAGATTGGAATTGGCAACATAAATTTGATTTATCGACTATGACAGAAGATATCCTTAAAAATCTAAAAAAATAA
- a CDS encoding efflux RND transporter permease subunit — translation MTKQKKQVDKEFKLSSWAIHNKTTIYVIMGVLFFYGISAYLSMARENFPEVKETKIYISTPFPGNTAEDIEKLITDPIEDKVKSVSNVIEVTSTSQEDYSMVVVEFDENISVELAKQKIKDELSTETASEDWPTFNGAKIEPNVFNLSMSEEVPILNINISGDYPVYKLKEFAEYLQDEIEDLSEIKKADIRGAQEKEVEVAVDIYKMMAAKVSFNDITSAISNGNVTMSAGNFITSGQRRTVRIIGEIEKPIALEDFVVKSEFNNPIYLKDVATVAFKDKEKTTYAREKGKAVVMLDVKKRAGENMVAASEQIQLIVDEAILNHFPKDLKVTIVNDQSSKTIGQVDDLVNNIIFGVFLVVTVLMFFLGFKNAVFVGFAIPMSMFMSLMILNLLGYTMNTMILFGLIMGLGMLVDNGIVVVENVYRLMDEEGMSRIEAAKKGISEIAFPIIISTATTVAAFIPLGLWPGVMGDFMVLLPITLSTVLGSSLLVAIFFNSVLVSQFMSVEDVDMPIKKIAILTGVMTLLGIIVLITGGAYSALGSLMIFTAIMLWVYRLFLRGWANSFQNKVLPRLESWYENRLRGALTGKTPYALVTLTFALLIASFIAFGWSLGTQRTKVEFFPDNKPNQIIVYIEYPEGTDIEKTNSITKLIEERVADVLYGDEYMDGDHNFMVESLVSQVGEGAGNPQTDGGSAAEMPHKGKVTASMREYKYRKGLDSELMRQKVQTALVGIYPGVLISVEKDANGPPVGSPINIEIEGDDYAELILTAQRMRDYINTKSISGIDELKIDVNRDKPGMEVLVDRKKAGELGVSTGQVGQQLRASIFGNKAGVYKEDGEDYDIYVRFNKENRYNKSALFNQNIIFRDMASGKIKEIPVSTVATQKNNSGFSAIKHKDVRRVVTVYSALAPGETDAGAVVGKIREEMKNFKNLPEGIKIDYTGQLEEQNKQMLFLVGAFFTGLALIFFILIFQFNSVSKPGIIMIAIFLSFIGVFGGIVISGSSFVIMMTMMGIISLAGIVVNNGVVLLDYAQLLIDRKKGELGLDHEDYLDKETLYEMIVRAGRARLRPVLLTAITTILGLIPLAIGLNINFFSLFTDYDPNIYFGGDNVVFWGPLAWTVIYGLFVATFLTLIVVPILFFLITQFKMWLKSKTSPKKMITEEVFKMDKRLDEKNQI, via the coding sequence ATGACAAAACAAAAAAAACAAGTCGATAAAGAGTTTAAATTATCTTCTTGGGCAATTCACAATAAAACAACCATTTACGTAATAATGGGTGTATTATTTTTCTATGGTATTTCTGCTTATTTAAGTATGGCCAGAGAAAATTTCCCTGAAGTAAAAGAAACGAAAATATATATTAGTACACCTTTCCCTGGAAATACTGCTGAAGATATAGAAAAACTGATTACAGACCCTATAGAAGATAAAGTAAAATCCGTAAGTAATGTTATAGAAGTTACCTCAACATCTCAAGAAGATTACTCAATGGTAGTTGTTGAGTTTGATGAAAACATCTCAGTAGAACTTGCTAAACAAAAAATTAAAGACGAATTATCTACAGAAACAGCAAGTGAAGATTGGCCAACATTTAATGGTGCTAAAATAGAGCCTAATGTTTTTAATTTAAGCATGTCTGAAGAAGTACCTATCTTAAATATTAATATTTCTGGTGATTATCCTGTTTACAAACTAAAAGAGTTTGCAGAATATTTACAAGATGAAATAGAAGATTTATCAGAAATTAAGAAAGCAGATATTCGTGGAGCACAAGAAAAAGAAGTTGAAGTTGCAGTAGATATTTATAAAATGATGGCTGCAAAAGTCAGTTTTAATGATATTACTTCTGCAATTAGTAACGGAAACGTAACCATGTCTGCTGGTAACTTTATTACAAGTGGACAAAGAAGAACTGTTAGAATTATTGGTGAAATTGAAAAACCGATAGCTTTAGAAGATTTTGTAGTTAAATCTGAATTTAACAATCCTATTTATTTAAAAGATGTAGCAACTGTTGCATTTAAAGATAAAGAAAAAACAACCTACGCAAGAGAAAAAGGGAAAGCGGTTGTAATGTTGGATGTTAAAAAAAGAGCTGGCGAGAACATGGTTGCAGCATCAGAACAAATACAACTAATTGTAGATGAAGCTATCCTTAATCATTTTCCAAAAGATTTGAAAGTTACTATTGTTAACGATCAATCTTCTAAAACAATTGGTCAAGTAGACGATTTAGTAAACAACATTATTTTTGGTGTTTTCTTAGTAGTAACTGTTTTAATGTTTTTCTTAGGATTTAAAAACGCAGTCTTTGTTGGTTTTGCAATACCGATGTCTATGTTTATGTCATTAATGATCTTAAACCTATTAGGCTACACCATGAATACCATGATTCTTTTTGGATTAATTATGGGATTAGGAATGCTGGTTGATAATGGAATTGTCGTCGTCGAAAACGTATATCGTTTAATGGATGAAGAAGGAATGAGCAGAATTGAAGCTGCAAAAAAAGGAATTAGCGAAATTGCATTTCCAATTATAATTTCTACTGCTACAACTGTTGCTGCATTTATCCCTTTAGGTCTTTGGCCTGGAGTAATGGGAGATTTTATGGTATTATTACCAATAACATTATCTACCGTTTTAGGTTCTTCTTTATTAGTTGCAATTTTCTTTAACTCAGTATTGGTTTCTCAATTTATGAGTGTAGAAGATGTAGATATGCCGATCAAAAAAATAGCTATTCTTACAGGTGTAATGACGCTATTAGGAATCATTGTTTTAATAACTGGCGGTGCTTATAGTGCTCTTGGCTCTTTAATGATTTTTACAGCAATTATGCTTTGGGTTTATCGATTATTCTTAAGAGGTTGGGCAAATAGTTTTCAAAATAAAGTATTACCAAGATTAGAAAGCTGGTACGAAAACCGTTTAAGAGGTGCTTTAACAGGTAAAACGCCTTATGCTTTAGTTACTTTAACTTTTGCTTTATTAATTGCTTCATTTATAGCTTTTGGATGGTCTTTAGGAACACAAAGAACAAAAGTAGAGTTCTTTCCAGACAACAAACCAAATCAGATTATTGTCTATATAGAATATCCAGAAGGAACAGATATTGAAAAAACAAATTCAATTACAAAACTAATTGAAGAAAGAGTTGCCGACGTTTTATATGGTGATGAATATATGGATGGAGACCATAACTTTATGGTGGAAAGCTTAGTATCTCAAGTTGGTGAAGGAGCAGGAAACCCACAAACAGATGGAGGTTCTGCAGCAGAAATGCCTCATAAAGGTAAAGTTACTGCCTCTATGAGAGAATATAAATATAGAAAAGGATTAGACAGTGAATTAATGCGACAGAAAGTACAAACTGCTTTGGTTGGTATTTATCCTGGAGTTTTAATTTCTGTAGAAAAAGATGCAAATGGTCCACCAGTTGGATCTCCAATTAATATTGAAATTGAAGGTGATGATTATGCTGAATTAATTCTTACAGCTCAAAGAATGCGCGATTACATTAATACAAAAAGTATTTCTGGAATTGATGAATTAAAGATTGATGTAAACAGAGACAAACCTGGAATGGAAGTTTTAGTTGACAGAAAAAAAGCAGGTGAATTAGGTGTTTCTACAGGACAAGTAGGACAACAACTAAGAGCTTCAATTTTTGGTAACAAAGCTGGTGTTTATAAAGAAGATGGTGAAGATTACGATATCTATGTTCGTTTTAACAAAGAAAATAGATATAATAAAAGTGCCTTATTTAATCAGAATATTATTTTTAGAGATATGGCTTCTGGTAAAATAAAAGAGATTCCGGTTTCTACAGTAGCAACACAAAAAAATAACTCTGGTTTTAGTGCTATTAAACATAAAGATGTAAGAAGAGTTGTTACCGTTTATTCTGCTTTAGCTCCAGGAGAAACAGATGCAGGTGCTGTTGTTGGTAAGATTAGAGAAGAAATGAAAAACTTTAAAAATTTACCTGAAGGAATTAAAATTGATTACACTGGTCAATTAGAAGAGCAAAACAAACAAATGTTATTCTTAGTTGGGGCATTCTTTACTGGTTTGGCATTAATTTTCTTCATTCTAATTTTCCAATTTAACTCAGTTTCTAAACCAGGAATTATAATGATCGCAATTTTCTTAAGCTTCATTGGTGTATTTGGTGGTATTGTTATTTCTGGTAGTTCATTTGTTATTATGATGACAATGATGGGTATTATTTCTCTTGCAGGAATTGTAGTAAATAACGGAGTTGTACTGTTAGATTACGCACAATTGTTAATTGATAGAAAGAAAGGAGAATTAGGTTTAGATCATGAAGATTACTTAGATAAGGAAACACTATACGAAATGATTGTAAGAGCTGGTAGAGCACGTTTAAGACCTGTTTTATTAACTGCAATTACAACGATCTTAGGTTTAATTCCTTTGGCAATTGGTTTAAATATTAACTTCTTTAGTTTATTTACTGATTATGATCCTAATATCTATTTTGGAGGAGACAATGTTGTTTTTTGGGGACCTTTAGCTTGGACAGTTATTTATGGTTTATTCGTAGCAACCTTCTTAACATTAATAGTTGTACCGATTTTATTCTTCTTAATTACACAATTTAAAATGTGGTTAAAAAGTAAAACGTCACCTAAAAAAATGATTACAGAAGAAGTCTTTAAGATGGATAAAAGATTAGATGAGAAGAATCAAATCTAA
- a CDS encoding nucleoside triphosphate pyrophosphohydrolase family protein, producing MKNKIAGVTAFHTAFKINMNQEPIVNIGEDRKNLRFDLMKEENEEYLEAAQNNDLVEVADALGDMLYILCGTIIEHGMQNKIEEVFNEIQRSNMSKLGEDGKPIYREDGKVLKGPNYFKPNIAEILEK from the coding sequence ATGAAAAACAAAATAGCAGGAGTAACGGCATTTCATACTGCATTTAAAATAAATATGAATCAAGAACCAATTGTAAATATTGGTGAAGACAGAAAAAACCTTCGTTTTGATTTAATGAAAGAAGAAAATGAAGAATATTTAGAAGCTGCACAAAATAACGATTTAGTTGAGGTTGCAGATGCTTTAGGTGATATGTTGTATATTTTATGTGGTACTATTATAGAACATGGAATGCAAAATAAGATTGAAGAAGTTTTCAATGAAATTCAGCGCAGTAACATGAGTAAATTAGGTGAAGACGGAAAACCAATTTACAGAGAAGATGGTAAAGTGTTAAAAGGGCCTAATTATTTTAAACCCAATATTGCAGAAATTTTAGAAAAATAA
- a CDS encoding efflux RND transporter periplasmic adaptor subunit, whose product MRKIYSLLVITLVLISCGEKKTTSIADLVATGNLKELTAKKKEITTNLEKINIELEAINSAISKKDTVKKLPLITTFTAKEAIFKHYLEIQGSVKTKQNILIYPEMAGILQKVHVIEGQYVTKGQLLATIDDGGLSNQVTQLEGTTQLAKTTYERQKRLWEQKIGSEIQFLQTKTSYESQKSALKQLNSQHAKSSIRAPFSGVIDDVIKDAGTVIAPGQGSEIFRIVNLNNMYLEAEVPERYIASIHKNKEVKIEFPVLGTTMNSKIRQVGSFINPNNRSFKVEVPVTNKSGNIKPNLTAKLQINDYTDNSAILIPQSIISENANGEQFVYAIKSKNSNNEAIAERVIIKTGKTQGNFIEVLENLPVGTEIIKEGARSVNNGQTVKVINK is encoded by the coding sequence ATGAGAAAAATATATTCATTATTAGTAATCACACTTGTTTTAATTTCTTGTGGAGAGAAGAAAACAACATCTATAGCAGATTTAGTCGCTACAGGTAATTTAAAAGAATTAACTGCTAAGAAAAAGGAAATCACAACCAACTTAGAAAAAATAAATATAGAGTTAGAAGCAATAAACAGCGCTATTTCTAAAAAAGATACTGTTAAAAAATTGCCTTTAATAACAACTTTCACTGCAAAAGAAGCAATTTTTAAACATTATTTAGAAATTCAAGGAAGTGTAAAAACAAAGCAAAACATTTTAATTTACCCTGAAATGGCTGGAATTTTACAAAAAGTTCATGTTATAGAAGGTCAATACGTTACTAAAGGTCAGTTATTAGCAACTATAGACGATGGAGGGTTAAGCAACCAAGTTACCCAATTAGAAGGAACAACTCAATTAGCTAAAACTACTTATGAGCGTCAAAAACGTTTATGGGAACAAAAAATAGGATCAGAAATTCAGTTTTTACAAACAAAAACTAGTTACGAATCTCAAAAAAGTGCTTTAAAACAACTTAACAGTCAACATGCTAAATCATCAATTAGAGCACCTTTTTCTGGAGTTATAGATGATGTTATTAAAGATGCAGGAACTGTTATTGCACCAGGACAAGGTTCTGAAATTTTTAGAATCGTGAATCTTAACAATATGTATTTAGAAGCAGAAGTACCTGAAAGATATATAGCAAGTATTCATAAAAACAAAGAAGTAAAAATAGAGTTCCCTGTACTTGGAACAACTATGAATAGTAAAATAAGACAAGTTGGTAGTTTTATCAACCCAAATAACAGATCTTTTAAAGTTGAAGTACCTGTTACAAACAAAAGCGGAAATATAAAACCTAATTTAACTGCAAAACTTCAAATTAATGATTACACAGATAACTCAGCAATTTTAATACCTCAAAGTATTATTTCTGAAAACGCTAATGGTGAACAATTTGTGTATGCAATTAAAAGTAAAAACTCAAATAATGAAGCAATTGCAGAAAGAGTTATTATTAAGACAGGTAAAACTCAAGGAAATTTTATTGAAGTTTTAGAAAACTTACCTGTTGGCACAGAAATTATAAAAGAAGGAGCACGTAGTGTAAACAATGGGCAAACTGTAAAAGTTATCAATAAATAA
- a CDS encoding regulatory protein RecX, with protein sequence MFMKLKKSFTVDEIKRKLENYCVYQDRCHKEVEQKMREYNLIPEAKEMILLSLMKDNFLNEERFAKSYARGKFRIKNRGKQRIVRELKFRDISAYNIKTALKEIDEDEYLKTIYRITENRNEVISEPNIYKRKKKLIDFLMRKGFENNLIYKTVNEVVS encoded by the coding sequence ATTTTTATGAAGCTAAAAAAATCTTTTACAGTTGATGAAATAAAACGAAAGTTAGAGAATTATTGCGTTTATCAAGATCGATGTCATAAAGAAGTTGAGCAAAAAATGAGGGAATACAATTTAATTCCCGAAGCCAAAGAAATGATACTCTTAAGCTTGATGAAAGACAATTTTTTAAACGAAGAACGCTTTGCTAAAAGTTATGCCCGAGGAAAATTTAGAATTAAAAACCGAGGTAAACAGCGTATTGTAAGAGAACTGAAATTTAGAGATATTTCTGCCTACAATATTAAAACGGCTTTAAAAGAAATTGATGAAGATGAATATCTAAAAACTATTTACAGAATTACAGAAAATAGAAATGAAGTGATTTCTGAACCTAATATTTACAAGAGAAAGAAAAAATTGATTGATTTTTTAATGCGAAAAGGTTTTGAAAATAACTTAATTTATAAAACTGTAAATGAAGTTGTTTCTTAA
- a CDS encoding thioredoxin family protein yields the protein MKNIIEKSLENSYTYQEFRDLVSHLLTEDKSTGHTQSEAITGFSLLNDRRMKRLDKTIKVSEETIAEMNTISEPQTWLVIAEGWCGDAAQNLPVINKIAETSNLIDFKVVLRDDNEDLMNLFLTNGGKAIPKLIALDKDNNVIDTWGPRPTVASKMVADYKAEHGVIDAKFKQDLQVWYNKDKGLSVQDDFVKLVKNLQAKEA from the coding sequence ATGAAGAATATCATTGAAAAAAGTTTAGAAAACTCATATACATATCAAGAATTTAGAGATTTAGTTAGTCATTTATTAACTGAAGATAAATCTACTGGACACACACAGTCTGAAGCAATAACAGGATTTAGTTTGTTAAATGACAGAAGAATGAAACGTCTAGACAAAACCATTAAAGTTTCTGAAGAAACAATTGCAGAAATGAATACAATTAGCGAACCACAAACTTGGTTGGTAATTGCTGAAGGTTGGTGTGGAGATGCTGCTCAAAATTTACCTGTTATTAATAAAATTGCAGAAACGAGCAATCTTATTGATTTTAAAGTAGTTTTAAGAGACGATAATGAAGATTTAATGAACCTATTTTTAACTAACGGTGGTAAAGCAATTCCTAAATTAATCGCTTTAGATAAAGACAATAATGTAATTGATACTTGGGGACCAAGACCAACTGTTGCTAGTAAAATGGTTGCAGACTATAAGGCTGAACATGGTGTTATAGATGCTAAATTTAAGCAAGATTTACAAGTTTGGTACAACAAAGACAAAGGACTAAGTGTACAAGACGATTTTGTTAAACTAGTTAAAAACTTACAAGCAAAAGAAGCTTAA
- a CDS encoding ABC transporter ATPase: MFTDYSLITEEAKVWIYPSSRKFYPNELEGIENKIKTFVEIWKSDDENFKASYKFLYNRFIILVADDENSPLTNADIDTSVSFILGLQQEYEIELLDKMNACFKQGEYVQYKDLKDFKKLLKNKAVTAKTIIFDNLITTKLDFENNWEIPIEESWYNRYL; encoded by the coding sequence ATGTTTACAGATTATTCCTTAATTACCGAAGAAGCAAAAGTTTGGATTTACCCTTCTAGTAGAAAATTTTATCCAAATGAACTTGAAGGAATAGAAAACAAAATAAAAACTTTTGTTGAAATCTGGAAATCTGATGACGAAAACTTTAAAGCTTCCTACAAGTTTCTATACAACAGATTTATTATTCTTGTTGCTGATGATGAAAACTCACCACTAACAAATGCTGATATAGATACTTCTGTTTCTTTCATTTTAGGTCTACAACAAGAATACGAAATTGAATTATTAGACAAAATGAATGCTTGTTTTAAACAAGGTGAATATGTACAATACAAAGATTTAAAAGACTTTAAAAAGCTTCTAAAAAACAAAGCTGTTACTGCAAAAACCATCATTTTTGACAATTTAATTACCACTAAACTTGATTTCGAAAACAATTGGGAAATCCCTATTGAAGAAAGTTGGTATAACAGATACTTGTAA
- a CDS encoding TolC family protein, whose translation MKKLILACISTCFFLITNAQEKTMNLSLNEAITFAIENSYNTKASKNDIKSATEKVWETTTIGLPQINGAIDYQNWLKQQVSLLPAEITGGTPGTFTPVTFSTKQNIGATVTLKQLLFDGSYLVGLQASKTYLKISKQANEKTELLTREAVINAYGNVLISESSISILEGNIKILKKNLSDVKKIYENGLNEEEDVEQLEITLGNLNSQLSSVKRMKDIAYKMLNLSLGSSIETKLILTDSLDSLAESNINLSIVSEKFSFTDHVDFKIAENDRESKRLLVQLEKSKALPTLSAFVNYGAQGYSETFSFLKSEQQWFNSSLLGVSLNIPIFSSLGRSSKTKQAKIALENADIRLEETKQRLSLLAEKAKSDYQLSIENYSTAKKNVGLAERIEKKQRIKFFEGISSSFDLLQAQNQLYSQQQNYIQSMLDVIAKKATLENALNLPIK comes from the coding sequence ATGAAAAAATTAATTCTGGCATGTATAAGTACTTGCTTTTTCTTGATAACAAATGCGCAAGAAAAAACAATGAACTTATCTCTAAATGAAGCTATAACCTTTGCTATAGAGAATAGCTACAATACAAAAGCATCTAAAAATGATATTAAATCTGCCACCGAAAAAGTTTGGGAAACAACTACAATCGGTTTACCTCAAATAAACGGTGCAATAGATTATCAAAATTGGTTAAAACAACAAGTTTCTTTGTTACCAGCAGAAATTACAGGAGGAACTCCAGGTACTTTTACGCCAGTAACATTTAGCACTAAACAAAATATAGGTGCAACTGTTACATTAAAGCAATTACTTTTTGATGGCTCTTATTTAGTAGGCTTACAAGCTTCTAAGACATATTTAAAAATTTCTAAACAAGCAAATGAAAAAACAGAACTCTTAACAAGAGAAGCTGTAATAAATGCTTATGGAAATGTTTTAATTTCAGAAAGCAGTATTTCTATTTTAGAAGGAAACATAAAAATTCTTAAGAAAAACTTAAGTGATGTAAAAAAAATCTACGAAAACGGATTAAATGAAGAAGAGGATGTAGAGCAATTAGAAATTACATTAGGTAACTTAAATAGTCAATTAAGTAGTGTAAAGAGAATGAAAGACATTGCATACAAAATGCTAAATCTTTCTTTAGGAAGCTCTATTGAAACTAAACTTATTCTGACTGATTCTTTAGACTCATTAGCAGAAAGCAATATTAATTTAAGTATTGTATCAGAAAAATTTAGTTTTACTGATCACGTAGATTTTAAAATTGCCGAAAATGACAGAGAATCTAAACGCTTACTTGTTCAATTAGAAAAAAGTAAAGCTTTACCAACTTTGTCTGCATTTGTAAATTATGGAGCACAAGGATATTCAGAAACATTTTCATTTCTAAAAAGTGAACAACAATGGTTTAACTCTTCATTATTAGGTGTGAGTTTAAACATACCTATTTTTAGTAGTTTAGGAAGAAGTTCTAAAACTAAACAAGCAAAAATTGCCCTAGAAAATGCAGATATTAGATTAGAAGAAACCAAACAACGTTTAAGTTTATTGGCAGAAAAAGCAAAAAGTGATTATCAATTAAGTATCGAAAACTATAGTACAGCAAAGAAGAATGTTGGTTTAGCAGAAAGAATAGAAAAGAAACAACGAATTAAATTCTTTGAGGGAATTTCTTCTAGCTTCGATTTACTACAAGCTCAAAACCAATTATACTCACAACAACAAAATTACATTCAATCTATGTTAGATGTAATTGCTAAGAAAGCAACATTAGAAAACGCATTAAACCTACCAATCAAATAA